The window ATAAATGAAGCCCAAAAGAACATATATATGTTTACCATTAAAGCACATACCACGAACATGTAATCCCATGAACCTATGCAAACTCTTGGTTTTTTTATACAGGTATTATAAGTCTAAATTACTTCAAATAAATCAGAATAAtaaaaatggttatgttattaCAGTTTGTTATATTGATATACTgaaatataatgaaattataaacttcaaaaaataagTATTTTGCAAAAATTCAGTTTCCTACAAATTTTTCACTTCTGTCCTAACAAAAATTCACGTTCCTGTCAATGTTAAATCCCATTTTTACCCCTGATTGGTTTCACGTACTATTACAATCTTTGATTTGATTAATAATCGAAATATATATGGCATTATGGCAATATGGCAATTTCAATGTGAAATTCCGATTATGGATGGAAATCGAATGTACTTTTGAATCAATTTTATTTATATGCCCGATTAACTACATCTTTTTATGGTATCAATATCAATCGTATCAATTACATTTAAGTTTCATTGTTGGGTCGATTGGATTTTATTATGTTcaatatataattgaaacatacgAATAAGATTCATAATTTACTGCATCGTGTTCCAGCAATCAAGCATCATCGACACTTCAGCAATCAAGCATCATCGACACATTGTGTTCCAGCAATCAAGAATCATTCTTTAATCGGCAACTTCAATCCTTCtgtaagttttttatttttatgcaattctctgttttttgttttttctgaACTTGATATGCTTGAATCAATTTTCGTTATATGCTCGATTAAGGACATTAACGAAAGTAATTCTGTAAGTTTCTTATTATCAATTGTGGGAAAAAACTGTGTTAATTGCAAACATACGATCATAACAACGATAAAAAACTTATGTTCTGTTCATCTATCGGTCCCCTTTCTCAGTATTGAACGTACGTTATCGATTGGTAAACAGTTAACGCtctgttttttgttttttctgaACTTGATATGCTTGAATCAAATTTCGTTATATGCTCGGTTAAGGACATTAAAGACAGTAATCTGAATATGGCAGCAGGCATTAAGGCAGTAATCTGAATATGGACATTCAACAGGGTCTTTATGGTCGGTTTGATATGCTTGAATCATTGTTTTTTGCCAAATCCCTGTTTGAATTTGATTATTAGGTCGGTTTGATCTTATTATGTTCCTGCTATCTCACTCGGTTTATCAAACTTAAAGATTTGTTATGTCACTCTCTATTTATCTCAACAttttattaacaatatatatgcaataaacttcgaaaaaaatacatataaaggcaTTACCTGTTGCAGGGGTATATATTTTTTGTTAGCATGTTTATTtcagattttgatttttttgtatGAATTTTTGTTGTGACACCTTACCTCCTGCAATAagtaaaaatttataattaactTCAATGGTCAAAAATGCCTGTGCCATGGATTTGACAAACTTAAACATTTGTTATTTTTGTCCAATTCTCTGTTTTTTGTTATGTCACTCTATATTTATCTCaacacttttatttttattaacaatatatatgCAATAAAATTCGAAACAATCCACATAACAACGTTTATATATGCTAAGGACGAAAATGCCCTCGCCATGGAATTCCTTGTGATGTAATAAATGAAGCCCAAAATAACATAGATTTGTTTACCATTAAAGCACATACCACTAAGATGTAATCCCATGAATGTTTGTTAGCATGTTTATTTCAGATTTTCATTTCTTTGTATGAATGTTTGTTGTCACTGCCTACCTCTTGCAATAACTAACAATTTATAATTAGGTTCAATGGACGAAAATGCCCTCTCCAATTACCGCaatcttattaatttattaagatTAAGATTAAGAATTTATGTTCCTGCTATCTAAATCAGTTTCTCAAATTTAAAGATTTGTTATGCGACTGTATATTTATCTTAACACttttattaacaatatatatgcaataaaatttaaaaaaaaaatagatataaaGGCATTGTACTTTTATTTTTCATGTTATAAGTAAGTCCAATGTCTGTCTTAATTGCAAAAGAATGATCATAACAACGATGAAAAACTTACGTTTTGTTCATCTATCGCTCCCCTTCCTCAGTCGAGAGATACAAAACGGGCTAAAACATGTCATATCCAAAACGGGCTATATACACGGAATAAAGTATAATAAATAGTCCATTTTTAGTTGTTACAATCGACAAGTTCCTCATCCAACTTGGTGTTCATTAGAAACAAATGTCATCTTATTTGGAACAATACCTTTACTAAGATCATCTGTAGGAATCACATTCACCTTCTATGTTTTTTGTATTTTCGCAACCTCATATGCTTAATATATCATAATCTGTAAATTTGTAAATATGGATAATGTATTTTCATCTTTTTATCCAATTatctgttttttgttttttctgaTCCTGATATGCTTGAATCACTGATGTTgtcattgtttgttttttttatctttttatctgCCTACTATTCCAGGACATATTGGTAATTTTCACATCAGGGGTATATAGTTTCTTTTAATATGTTTGGACCTAATATCCTTGATATATCATAATCTGTAACTATGGAATTGGAAGTCATTCATCAAAATCATCCTCCCTAATAGTATCTTTTCCAACAATGCTTATCTTTATATAACATAATAAACATTAGTTCCAATAGTTACAAAGTAAAATAACAGAATGAAAGAAAAATGTAATCCAACAATACagtacaaaaaaaattatatctgCAACAAAATTCGGAAACATTACATATAAAGGCATTGTACTTTTGTATTTCATGTCATACGTAAGTTCAAtcaacaacattttttttttatttttaaatttgacaATAAATTTCAATATATAATGTTTTTGTATAAAGTTATATATTTTGTTCCATTTCAGATAGCAACTACTAACATGGACTCCTTTAAGACTAATAAGaagataaaattaaataatttctaTCTGGATAATACAAAACAATTACATTCGTACACTACATCAGTCGGTCAAATTCCAACTTCTACAAATGTTACTAACCCTGGTGATAACGGTACATTCATTATATATTTTACAACTTTCTTTATCAATGTTTTTAATCTGAATTATAACTATTTCATTTGTGTATATTTGATTATGCGGCTTCAAATAGGAATATCTATCATGTTCAGGCTACAGAAAAAAGAAGAATAAGAAAATTATACTTGGACAATAAAAAAAAAGGTTCGACCGAATAAATCCATACAACTACATCAACATCACAtctttttaaaataaatgaaaatgataaTTTACTTAATTCGTTATACacttttcttctttattctttatttaaatttaaatttaaatatctAAATTGAAATTTCTCACATGCTATTTTTTGTATTATGTCTTTTTGTATATTAATATTCATAGAATATTTTGGGGAGTTAcattattatttaaaatttatcCATTTGTTATCACAATTTTTTTTGCAGCCAAATTCAAAGGAGTTGTGCATCGAAATAAAAACTTATCCGCATCTACATCAAGTGTCAATGtttcaaaaaaatcaaatttccAAACTTCTCCTTCACGTCTAAATGGTAGAACTCCGTTATCTAACATTTCAAAGGGTAACTCATTTATATtaccattttattttataatatatatttttattgtatCACATTTAATAATGTATACCTTCAATCTTCTTTTACCAGTCATGGATATTTCCGATAACAGTTTTCAATCACGGTTACCAAACATCAGATTGGATTCAAACGGTAACATATTTGATTGCTTATAcacttttttttctcttttttaaaTCTGTAAAATAAAAATTCTATCAtccatatttttttatattatctaTTTATCATTATTAGTATTCATATACTATTTAAAAATTTACaagattatttaatatttatccATTTCTAATAAGATATTATTTCCAATCAAATTAAAAGGAGTTGTCGATCGAAATAAAAGTGTATCCACATCTACATCAAGTGCAAATATGTCAAAACAAACAATGTTACGTACTCCTCCTTCACATTTAAATGTTAGAAGTCCGTTATCTAACATTTCCAACGGTAACTCATTtatttttccatatttttttataatatatgttgttattgtatcATATTTGATAATCTACATTTCAATCTTCTTTTCTCAGTCAATCGATATTCCCAATAACAGTTTTCAGACACCGTtacaaaacatgaaattggatTCAACCGGTAAAGTACTTGATTGCTTTTAaactttttaagttttttttaaatatatgtaaTAAAATTTATTACATCATCGTCTTTTTATATCATCTCTTTATCaatattcatatttatataatattaaaataattattaaaaaattttACATTTCTGataaccattttttttatatgaattcAAAGGAGTTGTACATCGAAATAAAAGCACATCCCGATCAAAAACAAGTTCAAATACATCAAAACAAGCAATGTTACAACCTCCTCCATCACATTTAAATGTTAGAACTCCGTTATCTAACATTTCCAACGGTAACTCATTTATTTTACCATTTTAATTTGTAACATATATTATTATTGTATCATATTTAACAATGTATACTTTCAATTTTTTCCGCAGCCATGGATATTTCCAATAATAGTTGTCAATCGCCGTTAACAAATATTAGACAATTCTCTGTATTTTCAAATGGCGACACATCCaacaaatcatctacaataacatcAAAACCGTCTTCAGTCCTGTTAGCTAATCCAAATAATAAAGCAAAGAAAAAAAGGCCAAATTTAACTCCTATTCCAATATTTGGTTTGAGATCCGATCAAGACAAAATCGATGGTCAAAATGAGCAAAACATATACAACGGTATATCAAAAGGTAATTTTGATACAAatataatatttacatttttTCATTCAATATTTTTCACTTATATAAACTTACAAATTTAACATCTTTATGTCAACCTTAATTGATAGATTATTTGGATCATGGTGATCAGATTGTTGTATGCCAAACATGTTTTGCAAAATTATGGAAAGAAGAATCTatcaaatgtaaaaaaaaaaatgagaatcAAAATTATTCTTTATGTTGTGGTTATGGCAAAGTTGAACTACCAGCTTTAAAGAATGCACCTTCAAGTTATGCCCATCTTTTTACATCGGGAGATTCTAAAAGCAAACACTTCATGAAGAACATTCGTTCTTACAATTCTATGTTTTCTTTTACGTCAATGGGTGGAAAAATTGATTCCTCAATCAATAGAGGAAATGCTCCGTACATTTTTAGACTTAGCGGTCAAAATTATCATAGTATCGGAAGCCTTTTACCGGAACATGGGTTAAAACCAAAATTCTCTCAGTTGTACATATACGATACTGATAATGAGATCGCGAATAGACGGACATGTTTTGGGTACACTTTTCACAATTATCACATTAATAGATATCTTATTCATCaacattatattatttatttatcttatgtttatatgttcatGTTACTTGCAGTAGAGATAATCAACGATCTACGTCAAATTCTTCTGTCCTTGATAATGATATTATACAAGATTTGAAGTTGATGTTGGGTTCAAATAATGTCTTGGTTCAGTCTTATAGAATGGTTAGGGATTGTTTTCATCAAAACCCTCATGTTGATATCAAGTTGAGACTTACTGGAAGAAGGGACCAAGATGGAAGGATATACAACCTACCATCTGCTTCTGAGGTTGCCGCTTTAATTGTTGGAGATATTGGTGATTCAATTGATAATAGAGATATTGTTGTTCAAACGTCATCAGGTTCTCTACGGCGTATTAGTGAATTACATCCATCATACCTTCCTCTTCAGTATCCACTACTGTTTCCATATGGTGATGATGGTTATAGGGTTGACATACCACATCGAGGTATTACACCAATAAGCAACAGCAAGAGGCCCAACTGTACAATGAGAGAGTTTTTTTTCTTATAGAATACAAGACAGGGATCAATATTTTTCACTAATTCTTAATTCAAAAAGGTTGTTCCAACAGTTTTTGGTTGATGCTTATACTATGATTGAAAGTGAGAGATTACATTTCATAAGGAGCAAACAACAAATTCTTAGATGTGAGTCTTATGAAAAGTTACGTATTCAACAGAACCTAGGGAATAAAGATATATCCAACGTTGGACAACGTGTAATCTTACCTTCTTCATTCACTGGTGGTGCACGTTATATGATGCAAAACTACCTTGATGCCATGTCCTTATGTAAATGGTTTGGATATCCTGATTTCTTCATAACCTTTACATGCAATCCAAAATGGCCTGAAGttaaaaggtttcttcataacaCTTCACTAAATCCAGAAGATAGACCTGATATCTTATGTAGGCTATTCAAAATAAAGCTCGATGCTTTGTTTAAAGACATACGGGAAAATAAAATTTTCGGCATTGTTAAAGGAGGtaataaaacttgtatttatTTCTAATAGTTTTGTTATAATGATTATTTAGTTTGTTAATATTTTTGGTAATTTGCAAATATATTTCATCCAGTACAAAGATTatcttatttataaaattaatttgCAGTGGTCTATACGATTGAATTTCAAAAAAGAGGTTTGCCACATTGTCATATTTGTCTGTTTATGCATGCTAACTCCAAGCGGCCTACTGTTGAATATATTGATTCGATTATTTCTGTTGAGATTCCAAATATCAATGAAGATCCATAATTGTATTCACTTGTAAGTGAATTCATGATACATGGTCCTTGTGGAGCTGAAAATATGAATTGTCCATGCATGGTTGACAAGCAATGTTCGAAAAATTTTCCAAAGCAATTATGTGGTCATTCTTCGGTTGATGTCAACGGTTATCCCTTATATATGAGAAGAAACAATGGATATTTTGTCGAAAAATCAGGTGTCAAGTTAGACAACAGAAATGTTGTTCCATATAACAAATATCTGTTGAAAAGATATCAGGCACACATTAATGTTGAATGGTGCAATCAGGGATCTTCCATAAAGTATCTgtttaaatatataaacaaagGTCCAGATAGAGCTACAATTGCTGTTGACATCAACGCTGATTCTAATCACAAAAAGGTTGTCGATGAAATAAAAGATTATTATGATTGTAGATATATATCTGCATGTGAAGCATCGTGGCGAATATTTAAATACGATGTTCATTACCGATATCCTTCTGTGATGCGACTACCTTTTCATCTTCCTGATCAACAACAAGTCATATATGCCGCAGACGATGATATTGACGATGTTCTTGAACAACCTTCAGTTGCTGCTTCTATATTCACATCTTGGATGGAatgtaataaaattaataaagatGCACGAAAACTTACATATGTTGAATTTCCTACAAAGTTTGTTTGGAAACCTGATGATAAGTTGTGGAAGCCAAGGAAAATTGGACGTTCAATAGGAAGGATTCACTCTGTTTCACCTAAACTTGGCGAAGTCTACTTCTTATGGATTCTTTTAAATAAAGTGAAAGGtccaaaatcatttgaagaaattcGCACGGTAAACGGTGAAGAATTTCCTACTTTTCGAGATGCATGCTATGCTTTGGGCCTCTTAGATGATGACAAAGAATACGTTGATGCAATTAAGGAAGCAAGTCATCCAGGAACTGGTTTTTATCTTCGTTTCTTATTTGCTACAATGTTAATGTCTAACAGTTTGGGTAGACCAGAGTTTGTTTGGGAAAATACATGGCAACACTTGTCAGATGGTATTCTTTACAACCAACAGCGTAGATTAAAATCTCCAGGTATTATAATTTCGTATCATTATATGTAAAAAcggattttatatattttaaatatgcacggtataattttttttaccattAAATTGGTTAATATTAAATTCTTTTTGACATATTGTTCATTTTTTACAGGTTTATCACTCAATGAGGATCAACTCAAAACCTGACTTTGTTCGAGATCGAACAGATTTTACTTCGTAACAACACGAGTCTTAAAAATTATAAACAAATGCCTTACTCTGATTCCGACACAGTTTCTTCTTCAACAAATCGACTTATCATGGAGGAGCTGGAGTATGACATAACGCTTTTAAAGAAAGAGTTTGATAGTATGTTTCATGCATTAACAAACGAGCAACGCAATATTTTTCTTGATATCATGACTACAGTCAATGATAATAAAGGAGGTGTGTTTTTTGTTTATGGATATGGTGgaacaggaaaaacctttctttGGAAGACGTTATTTGCAGCAATTAGATGTAATGGTGATATAGTTTTAAATGTTGCTTCAAGTGGTATTGCATCTTTATTATTGCCTGGAGGTAGGATagcacactctcggtttataaTTCCGTTGAATCTTACCGAGTATtctgtttgtaaatgtttgtaagataCCGCCTAATAGTGAACTCGGCAGATTAGTAAGAAAAAGCTCATTGATTATTTGGGATGAAGCACCTATGGTCCACAAACATGCATTTGAAGCTTTAGATCGAGCTCTGAGAGATGTATGTAAGTTTGATAAGTCTACCAACTCAGATATTCCATTTGGAGGGAAAGCGATTGTTTTTGGAGGAGACTTCAGGCAGATTCTACCTGTTGTTCAAGGAGGTAGCAGACAAAATATCGTTAATGCTTCTTTAAGCTCTTCATATATATGGCAACAATGCAAAGTCCATAGATTAACAAAAAACATGAGACTAACCGTTGGAAAGGATCCATCTGATAttcgaaaaatacaaaattttgcAAACTGGCTTTTGGACATAGGAGAAGGAAAATTTGGTGGTTTGAACGATGGTGAAACGATTATTGATGTTCTGGATGATATTCTGATTAGTGATCCACATGATCCTATAGGTTCATTAATTGAGTTTGTATATCCTTCAATCTTGGAAAACTTCAACGGTACGAGTTATTTTCAAGAAAGAGCTATACTAGCTCCAAAAAATGAAGTTGTCCAACAAATCAATGATCGTTTGTTATCATTGTTTCCCGGAGAAGAAGTAGAATATTTAAGTTCAGATACTCTTTGTCAATCCGAGTTTATTCATGATCAGTTTGATCCCAATTTATACTCCCCGAATATTTTAAATGGTCTTAAGGTATCAGGTTTGCCAAATCACAAGTTAATTCTAAAAGTCGGTGTTCCAGTTATGTTACTAAGAAACATTGATCAGAAAAATGGATTATGTAACGGCACTAGACTACAAGTGAAATCTCTTGGAAAACGTGTTATTGAGGCAATTATAATATCTGGAACTAATATCGGAAAGCAAACATTTATTCTAAGAATGTCTTTAAGTCCATCTGAAAAAAAAATTCCTTTCAAATTTCAAAGAAGACAATTTCCATTGGCTGTATGTTTTGCAATGACAATTAATAAAAGTCAGGGGCAGTCGTTATCAAAGGTTGGTCTGTATCTCAAGGATCCTGTTTTTTCATATGGACAACTGTATGTTGCCTTATCTAGAGTTCAAAGTAGAGAAGGACTGAAATTGTTAATTTTAGATAACGATGGTAGACTTACAAACAAAACTTCAAATGTTGTGTATAAGGAAGTTTTTAGGAATTTATAACTGCTTCTTACCCATTAAATTCTaacaattatgtttttttctgtttttttgtaacatttttttttaaataagttattctTTATATAGCATTGTAATCCATAATATTCAGTTTGTTTTGATATTTCATTTTCAGACTTTAATAGACGCCACATGGTGTTTCTTGATTCCTCCCCATTACAAAAAATATTGATTTGCCCTCACACTTCATAAATCATTCACATATTCAAAGATGTATTTTAGTTATCTTCATATTTAACTTTCGATGGATTGATTGCATTTCTATTTAACATATATTCAAATTTATATACTTTTTTACAAAattatattaattttaattttaaataatcattacAAATATTGCTaaacaaacttaattcttattaataatataaatctgtttttcaatttttgatccgtagtttccacgggttgtaacctagtatatatatatatatatatatatatatatatatatatatatatatatatatatatatatatatatatatatatatatatatatatatatatatatattaaacaagtTTTTTCATCCTAAATGTCATAGATTGACTTTTCCTCTTGAAGTTAACTAGAAAACTATAATTTCTTCGATATTTCACATTTTATATTTGGAAGTTTTCTTTActtcatttcttttatttttacttGGAAACCCAACTTATTCTATGTTGGTTAATAAAATTTTAAGGGGTACGTTACGTTGATTATGCAAAATTCTAAGGTATCTAACGTAACAAACGTCTGATTTTACAATTTGAAAATTCACTTGAAATtctaaaaagaacaaaaataatatCCAAAATGGTTAAACACAACTTAAGAACTATTTTCTTAGAAATAATTTAGCATTTAAATTCAATTTTCCTAATATATGcatctttacattataatatgCATTTCTGCATGTTCGATCCCATACCCAAACTTCATTAAGAAAATATATTTGTTCCTTTTCGAATAATATAATGTCTTCGTACCTTTGcgaataaacaattaataaaaatgaACGACTAAAAGGACTCCATGGGATAGAAGTGAAGTGGTGGATATTTGACTTGAGGACAAAATGTTTGTTTGAAAACTTCTTCAAATTTGAAACTTGTTGGATTAGCtggaatttgtattttttttttcagcaaATGGccacacttaagtaattcagacATCTTCTTTGGCGGGATTTTGGCATCTTATATGTGTACGTGAGCATTGGCATCTTCATCATTTAACTATTATGGAATGAACTGAGTTGAAAAAATTTTCATTTGCAAAAAGATGCTAGAGTTGGTCGAACATGAGGTTCTTCTTCTGCTTGGGGCCTTCTCTCAATTTCTAATTAGTACTATACGTCTTTCTTTTTGTGAAtaataagtattcaacttgtgtCCGTGCTAAATACTCATTCGTTTAAGCGCTATTCTTCAGTTTTAACTCTACATTCCTTATTTCCTCTCTTTGAAAATAGCTTCGGGTCATGATTTGGCACTTTGAACCAATAATTTGTTCTTAAAGTCATGCATTCATCAGCAGTATCAAATTGTGGCATGATTTCATTAGATGTGGCATGATTTTATGTTCTCTATCTTCAGTTTTGACAAATATTCGTGGCACGTAGTAGATAATTGTGGGCATGATTTTTTACAGTGCTTTTAGTTTTTCTTCAAAAATAGTTTTCAGATCGACTTGTGTTGAATACATTCACCTTCCTTCCATCTTAAGCTTTAAATTTATTATTGAGATTGACCCCTCGCTTAAAATTGTGTAATCCCCCACTTCTTATTACAAAGCATATTTTCATGATCATTTTGTTCTTATGAATTAACTAGCACTATTTTGGCATAAGAACTATATTTTTGCAATAAGAAGAACTATAGGTATCACATGACTTATAAGCTATTGTTAACCAACTAAATTTAACAAACTATTATACCTAAGGCAGTATACTTAATCGGAAATAGAATAACACAAATAGATTCGATATACTAGCTATTATGGTTGACTTAATGGAAGTGCAGTAGATTAATGCTTCGTTGATTACTGATTCCGAAGGTGAGTAGATAAATGTTCACTAACCTAATTCTTTAGCAAATAAATTAATTCATACCGTGATAAAATGAATAAACTAAAATGTTTACTAGTGTTCAGTTCAAGTTATGTGAGATTTGTAACAGATTAATCTATTTTCTTAATAAAATCAATTAAATATATGATTGGTCTTCATATATTAACTCCTACATTCACTTACCCACTTTTCTATTTCATCATAGGTTTTTGGTCAAAAAACTAGGCCTACAATTTTGCAAATCACAAGATCATAAGATTCAAGTAAATTGAGAATGACAGGTCATGCAAACTTAATTCAACTGATCAATAAACAAAAAATTAGTTATCATAAACATTGATAGGTTCTTTAATAAACTAACATAACAAATATTCAACTTAGCATAATCCAATTCATAAATCAACTCATAAATAAGGAAGCAAtctagtctaaatgaaagttaggGTGTTAGCcgttaacttcataaaacaaacatataaaaacaatGTTTACTTTAGAAGACATAATCAAATCAAAGTAATCAAGTAAAAGGGAGTAATGTTTCCTTAGATATATAAAAATCCAGCTAgtaatcgaattttgaaatttaaagccTTCCAGGTTTGTCTCTGATAGAAGTCAATAATAGCTTCCAACGTAAGATAGGTTTGTGAGATAATTCAATTCATTTATAATTTTCCAAAAATCAGTGCAGCATAGCATGGTTAATGGCCACCACGCCTTGGTTGGTGCAAAAATGGTGCATCCGACAAGTCATAGACTTATCAGGAATCTTCACTTCGCCATGGTGTGGAGAGGTTCCAC of the Lactuca sativa cultivar Salinas chromosome 6, Lsat_Salinas_v11, whole genome shotgun sequence genome contains:
- the LOC111880446 gene encoding uncharacterized protein LOC111880446, which translates into the protein MAFKIDVNSFNVSNNYNRFGILGYTVDSNVIDALEKKLAVEAGSPANADDIEIASHEVSQETKSLKDAISQTGDNLTPTLPDKFEATSPFNIALCGVYCSNIDTSCFIFAAKFKGVVHRNKNLSASTSSVNVSKKSNFQTSPSRLNGRTPLSNISKVMDISDNSFQSRLPNIRLDSNAMDISNNSCQSPLTNIRQFSVFSNGDTSNKSSTITSKPSSVLLANPNNKAKKKRPNLTPIPIFGLRSDQDKIDGQNEQNIYNGISKDYLDHGDQIVVCQTCFAKLWKEESIKCKKKNENQNYSLCCGYGKVELPALKNAPSSYAHLFTSGDSKSKHFMKNIRSYNSMFSFTSMGGKIDSSINRGNAPYIFRLSGQNYHSIGSLLPEHGLKPKFSQLYIYDTDNEIANRRTCFGRDNQRSTSNSSVLDNDIIQDLKLMLGSNNVLVQSYRMVRDCFHQNPHVDIKLRLTGRRDQDGRIYNLPSASEVAALIVGDIGDSIDNRDIVVQTSSGSLRRISELHPSYLPLQYPLLFPYGDDGYRFLVDAYTMIESERLHFIRSKQQILRCESYEKLRIQQNLGNKDISNVGQRVILPSSFTGGARYMMQNYLDAMSLCKWFGYPDFFITFTCNPKWPEVKRFLHNTSLNPEDRPDILCRLFKIKLDALFKDIRENKIFGIVKGVVYTIEFQKRGLPHCHICLFMHANSKRPTVEYIDSIISVEIPNINEDP
- the LOC128126868 gene encoding uncharacterized protein LOC128126868, which codes for MRRNNGYFVEKSGVKLDNRNVVPYNKYLLKRYQAHINVEWCNQGSSIKYLFKYINKGPDRATIAVDINADSNHKKVVDEIKDYYDCRYISACEASWRIFKYDVHYRYPSVMRLPFHLPDQQQVIYAADDDIDDVLEQPSVAASIFTSWMECNKINKDARKLTYVEFPTKFVWKPDDKLWKPRKIGRSIGRIHSVSPKLGEVYFLWILLNKVKGPKSFEEIRTVNGEEFPTFRDACYALGLLDDDKEYVDAIKEASHPGTGFYLRFLFATMLMSNSLGRPEFVWENTWQHLSDGILYNQQRRLKSPGLSLNEDQLKT
- the LOC128126869 gene encoding uncharacterized protein LOC128126869 codes for the protein MPYSDSDTVSSSTNRLIMEELEYDITLLKKEFDSMFHALTNEQRNIFLDIMTTVNDNKGGVFFVYGYGGTGKTFLWKTLFAAIRCNGDIVLNVASSGIASLLLPGGRIAHSRFIIPLNLTEYSVLRKSSLIIWDEAPMVHKHAFEALDRALRDVCKFDKSTNSDIPFGGKAIVFGGDFRQILPVVQGGSRQNIVNASLSSSYIWQHCQSEFIHDQFDPNLYSPNILNGLKVSGLPNHKLILKVGVPVMLLRNIDQKNGLCNGTRLQVKSLGKRVIEAIIISGTNIGKQTFILRMSLSPSEKKIPFKFQRRQFPLAVCFAMTINKSQGQSLSKVGLYLKDPVFSYGQLYVALSRVQSREGLKLLILDNDGRLTNKTSNVVYKEVFRNL